Proteins encoded within one genomic window of Arachis ipaensis cultivar K30076 chromosome B08, Araip1.1, whole genome shotgun sequence:
- the LOC107611589 gene encoding uncharacterized protein LOC107611589 — translation MARVDGRIVKKILVDGGAVVNFMREKMMERIGKTERDLIKSSIGVTNFNGKTSFVRSVVLLSIDVGSVNRPTLFVVVPSKAGFNLLLERDWIHGIMGAIPSTLHQKLIFWNKDGGVEEVLADNSTCYYDEMHVEFRIYNPGV, via the coding sequence ATGGCTCGTGTTGATGGAAGGATAGTCAAAAAGATTTTGGTTGACGGGGGAGCTGTTGTCAATTTCATGCGTGAAAAAATGATGGAAAGAATTGGGAAGACTGAAAGAGATTTGATCAAAAGTAGCATTGGGGTGACAAATTTTAATGGAAAGACTTCTTTTGTTAGAAGTGTGGTTCTGTTGTCAATTGACGTTGGTTCTGTCAATAGGCCAACTCTATTTGTTGTTGTTCCATCTAAAGCTGGTTTTAACTTGCTTTTGGAACGTGATTGGATTCATGGAATAATGGGTGCTATTCCATCCACTCTacatcaaaaattaattttctggAATAAAGATGGAGGAGTGGAAGAAGTTCTTGCTGACAATAGTACTTGTTACTATGATGAGATGCATGTGGAGTTCAGGATATATAATCCGGGAGTCTAG